The Phragmites australis chromosome 15, lpPhrAust1.1, whole genome shotgun sequence genome window below encodes:
- the LOC133892301 gene encoding UDP-glucose 6-dehydrogenase 5-like, producing MSEKSSRQGHTQTTMVKICCIGAGYWRQVVAVNDYQKSRVCRWRHVCRGLLGDRAHVSVYDSLVSEKQIRRDTAAAAAKVQQVRVARDAYEAAQGAHGLCVLTEWDEFRTLDYRRIFVSTQKPAFVFDGRNVVDVGNLREIGFVVYTVGKPLCTYNFANFFFIIKF from the coding sequence ATGAGTGAGAAGAGCAGCAGACAAGGGCATACACAGACCACCATGGTGAAGATCTGCTGCATCGGCGCCGGCTACTGGCGGCAGGTGGTGGCCGTGAATGACTACCAGAAGAGCCGCGTGTGCAGGTGGCGGCACGTGTGCAGGGGCCTGCTCGGTGACAGGGCCCACGTCAGCGTGTACGACTCGCTGGTGAGCGAGAAGCAGATAAGGAgggacacggcggcggcggcggcgaaggtgcAGCAGGTGCGCGTGGCGAGGGACGCGTACGAGGCCGCTCAGGGCGCGCACGGGCTGTGCGTGCTGACAGAGTGGGACGAGTTCAGGACGCTGGACTACCGGCGAATATTTGTCAGCACGCAGAAGCCGGCGTTCGTCTTCGACGGCCGTAACGTCGTCGATGTCGGAAATCTTAGGGAGATCGGCTTCGTCGTCTACACAGTCGGCAAGCCGTTATGTACTTACAACTTTGCAAACttcttttttataataaaattctGA